The genomic region TATTAAAcgataataaattaacatttcttatttttaattatgcaaCTACTTTGACATCTACAATTTTATATACTTTTCCTTTTTATTACCATTATTGTACACACCCCCCCCCATATAGATGGATACTTACCTTTTAACAATTGTAACATGAAATCAACACcgtttgaaattaaaattatagaTGCAAAACATCGCTTTTGTTTAATCTTAAAAGTCAGATAAAAATGCTGGTCGAACATGTTAGCTCTGAATTAAATTCAAAACAGCGCTATTTTGCTGCATTTCTGCTCTAATACCCGATCATAACACATCAGGGTTCAATCACTTGACCTGCCATGTGAAGGCTGGCAGGTCACGTGGctgccttttttctttcttttttgtacatCGGTTCATATGACTTACTTTTTTTTAGATCATTTCACGTTTTATGGAGTGACATGGAACGCATTAAATTTGGAGCTAATAGGGACTGGCTGCAGGAGTAACCCAACAGCCGGGACCACGGCCATTTGtatcaaaatgaaaatgagaaaccaaatgaCTTCCACGTAACGTATTCGGTTTTCAAACAGGCCAGATGACCCGCCAATGGATGGTGGCAGGTCACGTGACCAGTGCCAACCAACTGAAGACCTAACCCCCACTCACAACGTGTTCTGAATAGGTTTAGCTTACTTACCTGAACAACATCTATGTTCCCAAAGAACTGCTCTACTGGGAAAATGTGATTGCTGTCCTCGTCGAAGAAAATGCTCGGGTCCTCTCGCGTTTGGGGACTGTGAATGACGGTCTGGTCCATCTTTGCCTCTGCATAGCCGCCTGTCAAAGCAGTACACTTGGCGGCAGAGTTTTCCTTACCGCGCCGTTCACCCGAAGTCTTTTTATCGGACTGAATTTTGACGTTTTCATTCATGGTCGCGCCAGATTTCTCTACTCCGCCGCGAAACGGTCTCTTTGGACGACGTTTGGCCTCCCCGCCGTCGCCAGCCATCTGCTGCGCTGCGCTCGCGAGATCAGACGCCGATCTCTGCACCAAACTGCGCAGAACACTCCTCCGCACAGCCTTCTGCGGATACAAGAccagtaataaaatgtaaacaaaatatcaGCGCAGTTTTAGACGTGGCTGATACATCGTGAGAAACGTTGTTACTGTAGCCGACAGACTACAGTAAAGGAAACTGCGGGGAGGAGATAGATGAGTAGACACCGACACTGACCTTGACTGAACTTTTTACACCAGGCGTGTTTAAAGAGACAGTGCCGCGCACTCGCAGTCTGTGGCTCCCAACGACAATCTGAAACAAGAAAACACTAATCCTTATTAGGAACACTGTATGATAAATAATACATACGTTTCTCCGTCACAAACTACCGAGTGAAATTTCAATTTCGTGAAACGAGGAAAATCGTTATAAACTATATTTCACAGTGAATGCTTTGTAAATCGTCCAATATAGTCTGCGTAAACTCGAAACTGATCGTGCATGTTCAAGCTAGCAGAAATAAACGACGACTTGTCAAAAGTAAAAGCTCAGAATCTAGTTATCTTACCTGCTTCGCCCTCATTGGAAGTTTCGGCGTCGAAAACTGAGTGTGGAGTCCTGCCAGTGTTTATCTCCAGTGACCGCTGAAGTCCCGCCCATATCCAATATTATGCGCCACACACAATCACGAGATGGGAGTTGAGAACTTTACCAGGCTTTTCTGAGGCGGTGACTGATACCAGTAATTAGTAGCCTACTAGTCCGTTTCATAACCGTTATTACCAGTGGTATACTCGATTAAATTACATGAAATTGCAAGTTATTCATCGTAGAAATATGTCGAATGAGTCATATACTGTGTTGTGACGTGAATATGATGTTGTACTGGGTCCAGCCTCTACTGATGATGATATCCGTAAAATTATTAATGCGCTCAGTTTACTCAAAAACAAataagaaggaaaagaaaaagaaaaaaacaaggggGTTTGTCATTCTGAACATTATATCATTTGCTAGCAGTGGGCATTGTAATCAAGCTTCAACGTTTAACTTCTCACATCATGGAAAGTCCACTGGCAAAGGAGAATGTTAACAGGCTTTAACAGCATTAATAAGCTATCATGTGGAACCCCTGCTAGAAAATGATGATTGTGTTCTCAGGAGCAAACTAGTCATTCATGTTTAGAATCCAAATGGAACTCAGTTGTCCTACCAGAGAGTAGGACCACATAACCAGCTAGGCAGACCATCAGTAAAGCTGGATGGGGCTGATTAAAGTAGAATCATTTTTGTTCACAGATTAAACATTAAAGTGTATGACttttaatagaaaaaatatgCTCTTAAAACATACAAGTACTTTGTATAGTGCGGAAACTTGTTAATGATGTTAATGACTAATATTATCAATAAAATATGCTTACATTTGGTAGGACAATCTATATCTATGATATGCAATACTGCAGTTTGGTTCTCAACCCTTAACAGGAAGTGCCCCCaatactgcacattttgtatgtctccctaataTCTGACACACCAGCTTCAGGTCTTGCGGTCTCCACTAAAgaactgatgagttgaatcatGTGGAATAGATGAGAGATAAAGAAAATGTGCAGGGCTGAGggggggtactccaggacaggtttgagaaccgcTTCAATACTGCGAATGCTGACAATCATTGAGGGACGCTACCACTATGAACCACACGGGGGCGCTACATACTAAAATTATGAGTTAAGTGCTAATCAGCTCCTTGACGTCTTCTGGCATCCTCTTGAGTGTGCTTGTGGAAGGGCCGTGAAAAGTGGGCTACAAACCTCTAAAAAGACGAGAGGTTTACTGAACTCCAATATTTACATACAGTGAAAGTACACTAAGTAGTTCTCATTCAGACTTTTCTTGGGGACCCCCATTTATTAGGCTTGCACAGCTGTCGTGTGTAATCAGAGAGCCTGTAGCAGGTAGGTGCCGTGAAGGTGGAGGAGGGCAGGCGACCGCTTGTTTTACAGGATGACTGCCTCCTATTTTCAGCAGTTCAGCGACGGAACTTGAAGGGAGAAGAAcctgttgcaacaatatatgacGGGACAACGGACTTAAACTTCGTCTGCCAGGAAAAAGGTGAAGAAGACGGATTTTCAGCTTTATCACAATGTTTGTTTATGGACTATTCgctcttttttatgttttcataacaCTTGGAAAATTAATTGGAGCGGACCCGGCTGACTTTTCATGACAAATCCGCTACTACTATCTAAGGAGCGCGTGCACAATGGAACTCTTCTTTCGAAAGAAAAAGAATCTAAGAACCGCGGTCAGCCTGACTTTGGTTTTTGCCACTATACTGATGCTTAATAAGTTAATAAGGGTGGACACGAATTTTAAAGATACCAAAGTCGACGTGAAACGCAAATGGTGTGGCCCCACATGTAAAAGCATAAAGGCCGTTGAAATTTCATCTCAATCACGCGTGAATGGCTTGGCGCCGGTGGGGAAACCAATTCCAAAAAAATGGGACGTGAATAGTATAGAATGCCATGAAAATTCCACGATGAAGACCGAAGCCTGGTTTCGTCGCTTGAACCCGAGGTTCCACGAATTTGTCCTGCACAGACATTGCAGATACTTCCCAATGTTGCTGAATCACCCGGAGAAGTGTAGCGGTGACGTGGATGTTCTGCTCGTGGTCAAATCGGTTATTGAAGAACATGACCGGCGGGAAGCCGTGCGGCAGACGTGGGGAAAAGAGCAAGAAATCCAGGGCTTGAAAATCAAAACACTATTTCTTTTAGGCACTCCAGCCACTGGCAAAGACACACGAAATTTACAAGCCCTGGTCCAATATGAAGACCGAACCTACGGGGACATCTTACAGTGGGACTTTTTGGACACTTTCTTCAACCTTACCTTGAAGGAGGTGAACTTTCTGAGATGGTTCAACATCTACTGCAGTGGAGTTCCCTTCGTCTTCAAAGGGGACGATGACGTTTTTGTCCATACCAAGAACTTAGTGGAACTAATTGGCTTTCGGGTGGAGGAGAACAAAGTGGAAAACCTCATTGTAGGAGACACGATTTTAGGAGCCAAACCGATCAGAAACCGCCAGAGTAAATATTTCATTCCCAAAGAGTTGTATGATAAACGCTATCCACCTTATTTGGGTGGGGGAGGATTTCTCATGTCCTCTCAGGTGGCCCGCAGGCTCTTCGCGGTTTCTGAGAGCGTGGAGCTTTACCCCATTGACGATGTGTTTTTGGGCATGTGTCTTCAGAGGCTGAAGATCGTCCCCGAACTGCACCTGGCCTTCAGGACATTTGGGATCATTAAGCGTAAAGTGACTCGTCTGAACCGGGAGCCGTGCTTCTTTCGCAACCTCATCGTGGTCCACAAACTCTTTCCGCGGGAGCTGCTGCAAATGTGGACGCTTGTTCAAAACGAGGACTTGAACTGCGCCAGACAAGTCGTTATATGAAACGATGCGTATCGATAAAGACACTGGGAagatatattttcaaatgaattgtttttgtaatttccaTCATCCTTTTGTTTTTTGTAAGGAAGGCTGATTTATCAACTGCCATATGAAGGCTAATAAATCACAAGTCTTTCAGTTATAGTCTTATAATGCAGGGGACAAATGCATCCCAAATCGATCCATTTTGTCTATTATATAAGCCTGCCCGGGGCGAGCTGGTGCAATGATTCCTCCAGTGAGGCATTAGGGCTATATTTTAAACACATACCTTAAAGACTTGCCAAAAAATGTGAAACCcactgaaaaatgaataaataaatgggaaaagATATATTTTGCAGATTAAGGTGGACCTCTCTCACAACATGCCCAAATAGCGGAATATTTTCTGACTACAATCACGAAAaaattgcaataggctaatgtaaAAGGTAAGACACAGATATGTAACACATGATGaaattaataaactgaaaaaGGGAATAATTCACACGATGTTTAGAATTTAAGGTGTTTAGAATAACACATTTGTAATTTGACTtctgaacaaaaagaaaaaaaaagctaatctaataggaaaatacatataaaacttACTTTTATGCCAATTATGATGCACTTAATACTACAAGGAATTCACTAGAATAAATTTCCTAATGACTCTTAGGAGAATGGAGATTGTAGCTTTAAAGCACCATAAATGTATGATTAACCTattgtgtaaaaataatattcCAGATATTCTAGCAATTCTGCACCAGAAAGAAAAGTgcagaagaaagcaagtcatacaagtttgaaatgacataaggatgagtaaattacaTTGATTTGCATCATTTCCATGAATGATGCAATAACATTGCATAACAAACTCAACATCATCAAGCAAACATTTGTCAGATAAGCTGTTTTTCACGTTACAATCAAATAACCTTTACAAAGCTAAATATATGGAGTATTTTTACGGATAAAAAAACAAgcatgtgacatttttattcaaatacatttatttaaatcaaataaagctaGAAACAGATTGTAGCTTCCACTGATATAGGGGCATGTAATTAATGTGTGGTGAAACACTTCAAATTACAGTTAGTATAAATCTTCAAACTCTTGTTTTGCAAAGTCTTAAATGTTCTCATTGCAATTGCAAACAAGCTTGTACAGACAACATTAAAGCTGTGAACTGTACGCCTGTGAACATGAAAGCAGCCAGACCAAGACTGCACATATCAATTAGTCTGTAAGTGGcagttaaattaatttagttttcccAAATTAAGCTGTCAATCATGTCCTTGAGAACCGACAATACACATTAGTGCAGCATTTTCAGGTACCTCATCAAGATTACCATGATAGACAAAAACTCTACTGTGCTTCTTAATTTTGCTACTGTAACTAAAATAAATCCAAATTAAAGCAAACACAAAAAAGCTCTACTCCACAAAAACAATCTATGATGCTCTATATATtaccagtaaaaaaaatatacaactcTGACTGAAAAATGAATACTATTTGGGTATGTGTCAGTCATCTGAGAAAACAACTGAGTGTTTTTACAGCACTCTCTCCACTTTGAAATAATTGATTAGGTTgacttatttaataaataactgatatatttatatattagacaTCTTTGTAAAGCCACATGAGTGAATCATGTCTGCGAGGGTTGATTTATGTCAGTTACATAATGGATGTCTCCACAGTGAGCTGTAAAGAACTACAGACAATGCATAAATGTCAACCATGACTCCAGAAGACATTCTTAAAAAGAAACGCCTCTGCTGAGATCACAATCAGTTTTAAACTGGTTTGTTTTATTCTGGTTTAACATACTGTTAAAGCCTATTGGGGTTGTATCTTTAAAAATGCACTCCCTGGCTCGCACAATAGGGAAACTgactttaataatttaaaaagcattttcaggCACAGGATCAGCATATTCCACTCAGACTGTCTATCATAATGTTTCATATCTTCGGACTCAATGATTTTATAAATATGTCTGGACTAAATCATTACTTTTATTACACAGCATACTGTAGTTTGATGCAGATCATACCCTGTGATTTCACACGTCACACACTAGACAAAAAACGTTTAGGTGCCAACAAACAGAGGCAAAAGTTTctataatactgaaataaatgcaaAGACCAAACATATGAAATAAGAGTCTTAAtagcatcatcatcatcccttATGGCTCTTTATTCTCCCAGCAGTGCCTTCATTTATTGGCAACATTTTTGTTCCATGTCCTGATTCTTTGAGAAGCACCAAGGCAGTTCTGTGGCTTTAATTAGCCTTTGCCTTCCTTTTTTGTTAGTTTGGTACCTAAATGTTGAAAAGCGAGTGCTGCAGGTAATTGAAGTGCATTATCTGAATCAGACACAATGAGAATCTGTCTGAAGTTTAAATCTTTTGACAGAATTGTTTACTTTTCAAAGGCTACTTTTCACTTTTGGCTATGGTGCTAATGatgctttaaaaacttttaaatatcaaaatgctACGATCACTAAATATTCAcatactccacacacacacacacagtaaacaaacaagtacAAAACAACATACAAGAATAAAATTCTCAAATAGATAACAAAAAAATCCAGGTGATCCACCTGAAAGGATAAACAGAGCAAAATACAGACTGCGCATCTGCTCATAAACCTGTTTTTCTGCTCAAGTATTATTATTCACAAGCCACTGACAtgatattttacattcatttatggGAAAATTTTATATCAGGTGTCAATGATAATGTGTGCTTAGAATAATGATGCTGTACCTTGtagtaatatttataaatcaGTACAACAGTAAGTGCAATAATGCATTATTTGAAAACTTTGTGTTTTTTCGCTATGAATCACTCATATGAGATTGTTCCAGCAAAGCTGCTGGAGTTAGCATTTAGCCCGTGTGCTATGCCTGTAGTAGTCTGTGGGTAGAAGCCTTGCCTGGAGGAATTCTGGTGTGTCTGTTGGTCCTAGAAGCAGGAGCGGGGATACGACTGCCCCTGCCCAGCCCTCGAGTCTTGGACTCGGATATGACCGTTGTAGTTTTAGCTATGGCTGTGCTGACCGTTTTTCCTAAAGGCAAAGAATACAAGACATGCAAACAGACAAACACCTGAGGAGTTAATGAGAAATGCATTGTGCGATGCTGCATAGTTTATCCCAAGTAAACACGTTATTCAATATAATGTTATAATCAACAGTTCATTCATTCAGAGGCAGTGTGTGTGGGGAGGATGGGGAATTGTGGGCCTCTTTGAGGTGGAATTGAGGTTGTGTGGGGCAGATGTGCTCCTGTACGGAAAGGAGGATGTTGTGAAGGCTGTGTGGGGCAGCTGTGATCTATACGAGCTTCATGGGGCAATGTGGGGCAGCAGGGACTTGTAGGAGACAGTGTGGGGTTGTAAAGGTCTCATTGAGGCTAAAAGAGATGAATAATCACCTTGTGCATGTGAGAGAGTGCTCTGCTGTACCACTCTCCTCCGTGAGTTCTGTTTACAACCCTCAATTCCCATGAGGTGAGACTTCCAGACCTGCACATAAAAGACATGCACTGTTACACTGCTGTAcaggcaatgtgtgtgtgtgtgtgtgtgtgtgtgtgagagagagagagagagagagagagagagagactataaTACTCACTTTAATACTGGAATCATGCACTTATCAACATGGGTGCTCATGTAAATAACCTCTACCTATGGagttggtttcagttttgattttCACATCAGTGTTCTTGTATTCCTAAACCTCAGAAATAATATCGCTAACAATGTCTTTCTAGAAAAAGAGCTCTTACAAGTCGAGAACAACAAAAGCATTTCCTGAaccagtgttgttattattaaaattaattgaatatttatttatattacaaaagcacttaaaagtactaaaactaaaaccgaaaattaataaatgcaaaaaagaaataataaataaaaagaaatcatgAGTTATGAGTGAAAGACTACATATTTATCTATGTATTTTGGCATACTGCAATGACGACAACATTTGCGtccattaaaattaataaaagatgACTGATATCTTTAAAGATAATTTGTTCAGAGTCAGAGGTGAATTTCTTTACATACTGCATCATTCTCTTTATCTTTAGATTGTGTAGAATACAAAAGCTCACACTGTTTTTCAGAAACAGTGTAACCCTAACAAAAACAGGTTTATAATTAGGACAATACGAGTTTATGAAGTGACACATTTCATTTGACACAGAAGACACGTCAAACCCTGAATACGTAAAACATTGTTTATCAGCTGAAGGCAGTTCTTAATGTGACATTTCAGAGCTGAGAGGTAAATGACTCGAGTAAAACACTTCTCTATCATGAGCTCATCTGTATGACATGTATGCTCATCTGTATAAAATACTGATggagaaataattttaattcatttcagtcATTACTGTTGAGGCTGATTGCATTTGTACACcaggcttgtttgtttttttgttgttaatgacaataaatggttTGAAGATCTAGACTGGCACGTTGtgggtatgtttgtgtgtgatctCACCTCCTCCCCTGAGGCGAAGTTTTCATGGCAGAGAGGACAGTGATTACAGTTTTCTCCAGAAGCAGGTGCTGATAAAAAGGTTAAAAGAATAAATCCATCAGCAGGAAACACAACTAAATATACTAGAAAATTCACCACTTACAGAAACAACACAAAACTGCTTGGAAATAAATCTGCAGTTGTGAAAGGTTATTTTTAGTGCCACTGTCATGTGAACCTGTACACTTCACATGGATGAACAAATCTGATGACAGAGTGGCTGTCTTATCTGATTTTTATGTATAATAAGAGTGCGACACAAAGAAGAGACACAATTAGTATCTGATGTGCCAAATGACTCCATAAGCAGCACTGAAAAAATCTGTATGTTTCACATAAACTAGAATATcatagtcaataaaaaaaaaattgccattaaTTCAATTCACCTGCCAAATGTTAAGTTTGTACCCTTGTAtcatatttgtaaagcactgagTGTGCTTTCTGGATGAGCATGAAACAAAAACACTGTGCAACCACACAGAGACTCACGATTGCAAGAAGCGCTTTGAGCATGTTCAGTTAGCTCATCTCGGGTGAGAGCTTCAGAGCAGAGAGGACACTGGGTAAAATTTGCCCTCTGCTCACACTCAGTCAGCAAGTGCTCTGTCAGGCTTGCAATCTCCACCACCTAAGAAACACACAAGCATACTACATTATTAACACACTTTACAAATTGCGAGTAGTGTAACCAATGTTTTGAAATATGACAGcttgcgtgcatgtgtgtgtgtgtgtgtgtgtgtgtgtgtgtgtgtgtgtgtgtgtacctgtctgCACTGAAGGCAGCGCTGCAGCATCGGACAGTGTTTCCAGTAGTGAAGATCGAGTCCATCCTCAGTGAATGATTCATCTCTCTCTCCACAGAAAATACACAGACTAGAAAAAACAGCACCAGCATCACCTGATTTGATCTTTCATTTCTCACTCAACATGTTATTAAAATTTTTTCCCAGCTGTACAAAGAGAAACTGATTAAATGAGAGCCCATTAGAACTGCACATTATGCTATCACTTTCCAGATGTCTTGGTGAGATTATATTCATGCATTCATAACAGCTACACAATACAAAAACTTGAGTTTGAAGAGTGGCACTGAACCAGAAACTCTCCACAAACTGAGATTCCACTGACTGGTAGAATCACTAACTGCTCAGCTGAGAGAATCGATGAAGAAGTGACGAGAAGAAGTGCTTACTTGTCTAAGAAGTTAGCAACAGATGGTTCGCTGCCTTTCACATCAGCAGGTACAGACTGGTTTACCTTCTTAACACCTGCTGAAACCAAGAGAAATATATTATACCTCAGTTAACAATCCGAAACTGAAGGTTAATACTGATGTGTAGGCAGCACAAGCAGGGAAATTTGTCGAGTACTGGCAAATTAGATGTTAATTAGAGGAGGTGCGTAGCAATGCACGCTTTAGAGAGAATAAAGAAATAGCGATGGTGTGATTCTCACAGTTTTTATCATTTGACTGAAGTTACATAAGTGAATACAAAGAAGGACATCCAGACATCCAGCTTAAAAAACAGATACAAAGATACGTGACTGTGGCAGGTTTAGTTAAAAAATGTCACATCAGATATTTCATATGGTGACAGGTTAAGccgtaaaacaaaaacatgaagaaCAAAAGTCGGTAAGCTGAAAACTAGCTTGTGCATGATTTGCAGTGTTTGCTGCAATTATACAGGACTGATCTTTACCGAGATGCTTCACAAAAGACACTTTACACACCTGATTTGGTTGCCTTCTCAGTTTTTTTCTCAGGTACTCTAGTATTGTCCTTCCCTTTCTCCTAAAACACATATTCACATctttaatgcatttatgaattcATCTATTTGTACATTTGATGACCAAAGGGTCTCTACAGTGATTCAGTCCAGGTGCAATCTAGCTAAAGAACTTTCAGGTACGTAAATGTTAATACCAGGTGTGAAGAAAACCATTTTGTGTgagagcattaaaaataaaacagaagagaCTAGGCCACCTGTGACCCTTCAACCTACACTGATCTCCTTCAGCACTGCAAGCTGCTCTTGCAAGCTCctgatttcctctttttctttctcaccATCTTCTTTTTCTGACCCTTTTTTTGGCTTCTGGAGTAAAACAGTGAGACAGACAGCCTGAATGCAGTATTCCAGCATTCTCAAAGcccacacacaaacatttcaaGCATTTTAATCATGAAGCTTAAGCTAACGATGCTCTCCAGACCGGTTTTACCTGTGTGTTGATGGTGTTTCCATCTAATTTTGCAAGTGAGTCAAAAAGGTTCTTGTAGAGGACATTTTTACGTGTGCTGTTGTCATCAGGTGGCAGATAATTCAGAACTGCTTTTCCTTGAAGACCGTACATAGCCAGGACAACTCTCACAGAGAGTTCCCGCACCGGGGCAGCACTGTGCTCCAGTCCACCTGCCAGAAactaacacaacacacacaaatatatttcattattaattcatttaaatacaatCAAGTGATTTTAGAATAGATGCACTACTGTTAAAGCTTTCGGGGCCAGTAAGATTTACCTAGTAGCTAAGAATAATGGTTTCcggaaaaatattaaaaagcagttttaacgttttttttttttacattctaaagCGTTTACATTATATTCCAAATATCTGTCCCACACTTTCTCTCTCCGTTCTCCATACACACAGATCCCATTCATCTACCCCTAGGCTCTGGATCGCTCATTTTAATTACAGGAAACCCAATCGCCTCTCTGCTGTGCCCTGAAGCCCATCTCATCTCCCAGGAAACCAGCAGACAGGAGCCATTGAGCAGCCGTCCCTGCATGTAACCTCATGAAAAAGACCAAACTAACAGAAAGAcccaataaatatataaaagcacatttagGAGCTGATTCATTGAAGATAATTGCAAAACTatctatttaaaaatagtttatgAGTTATGTTTTAAACAACACAAGGGTGTATGAATGATGAGATAATAGTAAAACTAACCTTAGCTAGTATCCATTCCATAAATACCAACTATATGTAAATTATGGCTGATACAGATaagctgataattatttattgttatggcCAATAACAATAAATGGTTAATATTAAAATTCACCATTATTTAGCTAATTTGGCACTAAACACtgaaaacaaacattatatattgCACAAGTGAATTTAGGCCATACAAACACATCAGAGTATAGTATGAAAAGTGGATGTTTATTTTGAGATGTTTAGCATTTTTGGTTAGCGTAAAATGGGGAAATTAGCAAGCACAATTGAATATTAACAATTAAATCcaatatctaaaaatatacacTCCAAAAAAACTCGAACATTGCATGATAAATGATATGATACCATTACCCACCTAACTAAAACATGTGAAGGCCACCTAGGTGTGGTGACATAAACCTTCCCCGCTAACAAGCAAAGCCAGAAGCCCAACTGTAACACAGACAGAAACCTCACTGTGCACTTTGCAGTTCCTTGTGAATTTTTTTCAGTCTCTGTTGTAGTAGTGCCACAAGTTTGCATTGCAAACATACTTTAAACTGCACAGGTCccaaaaaactaaaccaaaaaaagagagaaaacctgTCTAATACAACTAagacactgaagaaagaaagacccTAAGGAACTGCAATTTTTTAACAGCTTAACCGCTTTGAATATCTAGCTGCTGGGGCAGAGAGAGAATGAGACAGTGCTTGAATGACTTACATAATCTATGCCATAGATAAATAACTGGCTGTCAGAACAGCCCTTTTACAAAACTAATGGTAACAGACATTACGTAGAGTTGACTACACCCTCTCTGTCATACAAAGGCCACTTTGTTTCGGTCTAATGAAGCCCTCAAAAATCCTAATGATAGCTGCGAGAATGAAATTAACCTTCAGATCCCAACAGAAAGGTtgaatttgtgttatttttggcCAATAAAACCACAAATGTCAACTGTACATGCACCAAACAGCTGGCACCTAATGGCAGTCAGAGTGTGTGGTCTCAGACTACATAACTGTATCATGTGGTTAATAAATCTAAACCAGCCATCTGCAGTTTTTTGAAGCTACTACTTTAAATCTGTagcttaaattatatattttttttatttaaagctcgACTGAGCAGAAGGCCACTGGGTTGACACCCAGTGAGATCATCTCAGAAAAAGTTGAGGTTGAGCCAGTACCCGCATGACGTTGTCAAGGGTGAAGCCAGAGTCCTTGGTGCCCAGCTGTTCCAGAAGCTTCTCCAGCAGTTCCAGTCTGCTCAGCGCCAGTCTGGTGGGTGCACTGCTCTGCATGGGCCTCACAAGCTCCACAGGAACCATCTGCACAGCTCGCACCTCCTTAAATAAAGCCATTTCCTgcgaaaacaaacacacaagccAGCATTAAACACAACAGCATTCAAATTacaa from Carassius auratus strain Wakin unplaced genomic scaffold, ASM336829v1 scaf_tig00020493, whole genome shotgun sequence harbors:
- the LOC113076418 gene encoding UPF0688 protein C1orf174 homolog, whose amino-acid sequence is MRAKQIVVGSHRLRVRGTVSLNTPGVKSSVKKAVRRSVLRSLVQRSASDLASAAQQMAGDGGEAKRRPKRPFRGGVEKSGATMNENVKIQSDKKTSGERRGKENSAAKCTALTGGYAEAKMDQTVIHSPQTREDPSIFFDEDSNHIFPVEQFFGNIDVVQDYPRRTPGSERMSRRKYRSMHYYAKEDSEDEQL
- the LOC113076417 gene encoding UDP-GlcNAc:betaGal beta-1,3-N-acetylglucosaminyltransferase 7-like, whose amino-acid sequence is MELFFRKKKNLRTAVSLTLVFATILMLNKLIRVDTNFKDTKVDVKRKWCGPTCKSIKAVEISSQSRVNGLAPVGKPIPKKWDVNSIECHENSTMKTEAWFRRLNPRFHEFVLHRHCRYFPMLLNHPEKCSGDVDVLLVVKSVIEEHDRREAVRQTWGKEQEIQGLKIKTLFLLGTPATGKDTRNLQALVQYEDRTYGDILQWDFLDTFFNLTLKEVNFLRWFNIYCSGVPFVFKGDDDVFVHTKNLVELIGFRVEENKVENLIVGDTILGAKPIRNRQSKYFIPKELYDKRYPPYLGGGGFLMSSQVARRLFAVSESVELYPIDDVFLGMCLQRLKIVPELHLAFRTFGIIKRKVTRLNREPCFFRNLIVVHKLFPRELLQMWTLVQNEDLNCARQVVI